Part of the Gemmatimonadota bacterium genome, AACCACAGACTGAACAGAATATCCAGCTTGATAAAATAGGCAAACCCTGCCACGACCGGGTACATACGCATCGAAATAGGCGGAAATACCCGGTCGAACACAACATTGGGATAACGCCAGGGGATCTGTGGGAACGAAGGGTTAAAATGATTGATCACATTCCACAACACCCAGAAAAGCGTCAATCCAAATCCAATCCAGAAAAGCGGCAGATTCAGAATCGGAATACGGAAAAAGCCCTTCTCTTTCGGCTCTTCCAACACCGCCAGCGGAACTTCCATCAAAGGATATTCAATCCGCTCGTTCTCCACCCATTGCTTTCGCAAAATCACCATCAAACACAAAGCGCACCCATAGTAGGCGACAATTACCGTCATCCACCAGAAAACCGGCACCAGCCATATCATCCACGGAATAGACGCACCGCGCGGTAGCCCTTCAAAAAACCACCTCAGACCCTCCCCACCCGGCACCACGGTCCACGCTGGCAAAAGCGTCTCGTAATACACCGCCCACTGGTTCTCCGGGGAAGACAGATAATGGGGTACTGTGAAATTTGCGACCATCTTGCCGATGAAATACGTCGGCATCGTGGCCCCGATCAATGGCATCACAAAAATGACAATCAATTCACCCCGGCTCAACTTCAAGAATCGATTTGCAAACAACACCAGCACCATCAAAGGCACAACCGCCGCCATTGACAGGTGATTTTGATCCAGACGGGTCGCGTGCAAAATAAATCGCGCATAAGACCCCGCATTCGTCGCCAGCACCGTCAATACAATACCAATCGACAGCGACCACACCGAAATCGGCGACCGGGTCTGATGATCGCGTGTTGTCTCGACCTCTCTTAAAGCCTCTGCCATAATATCTCTTGATTTAATGAATTTCTCGAAGTATCTGTCTTAGCTCAAACTGCGACAGGGCGCGGGGATTGTTTTTCAGGCGTTCCGTATTGACATTCTGCACAAGTATTTCCAGGTCGGCATCGGTATCCACACCGACCTGTTGCAGGCGGGTTGGACAACCAATGGCACTGATGAGATCATCAATGCGTTTTCGCGCTTCTTCAGAACTCGCAACCCCTATCAGCCTGTTGATCTCTCTGATGTCTTTCTGAACTTGAGCAACACCTTTGGGGTGCCAACAATCACCACGGGTTACCCCATTGTTGTATATTAAAACTGCCCCCAATGTCAGAGCCACAGCCAAACCGTGAGGCACGCCAAATTGAGATGTGAGTGTATAGGAAATCGCGTGAGGCGCTGTGGTCTTGCTGATATTGATCGCTTTGCCAGATAGATGGGCAGCGCGACACATATTGGCGCGCACATCGGGTGTGGGACGGTGAACCGCGGCCTCGATATTACCGAGCACCAGTGTCAGAGCTTCACTTGCAAAAATACGCGATTGCGCGGTGGCATTCACACTCCACAAAGATTCCACAGCCTGTGACAGTGCGTCCAGTCCCGTATGTGCGGTAATAGAAGGCGGCAAATTATCTGTCAGATTGGGATCGATAATTGCGTAGTCGGGTAACACATTGGCGTGCGCAACAGAATATTTTTGTTCCCCGACATAAACCACAGCAAAATGCGTCGCTTCACTCCCTGTACCCGCTGTGGAGGGAATGGCGATTAATGGCGCAACCTTATCCAGAATCGGTATATTCCCTGTGAGAAGTTCGCGGTATTGTCCGCGATGTGTACCGCAAATGCCAATGAGCTTGGCCATATCAATTGCAGATCCGCCACCTATGGCAATCATCATATCACATGGATGTGCGTGCCAGAATTTGACACCGCGCACTACATCGGCGTATTTGGGATTGGGCGCGAAATCATCAAAGATGGCCTGGACGCGCCCCTGTAATGCGGATTCTATATATATTTTTGCACCGGACCTATCGTAGGCTGTGCGATCAGCCACAACAAAAACAGACCGCACGGCTCTGTCATCTAACAAAGACTGCACAGTCTCAATAGCTCCGGGTGCCATGTGGGTAATCTGTTTCACAAGACGCTTCATTTTTTTAATAAATCAGAAAGGACAGAAAATGGATTTTAATTTTCGACGTACATATCGCGGTGCGCTAAAAGCCATCTTGTTAGATTGGGCGGGAACCACAATGGATTACGGATGTTACGCGCCCGCCGTAGTCTTCCGCCAGGTGTACGAACGCATGCGAGTACCCATCAGCATCGCCGAGGCGCGTGCACCGATGGGAGCGCACAAAAAAGTCCACATTCGCAAAATATCTCAAATCGAATCTGTACACCAGCGCTGGAAAGATACCTACAATCGGCCACCGCAGGAATCGGATATCGACGAGATGTTTGAAGCATTTGTGCCCTTGCAACTGAGTTGTCTGGCCGAATACGCCGATCTAATTCCCGGTACACTGGAAGCCGTTGCCGAGTTTCGCAAGCGCGGATTACAAATAGGATCAACCACCGGATATACAGGCGAAATGATGGCACTATTGCAGGAAGAAGCCAAAAAACGAGGTTACGAACCCGACGCAACCGTATGTGCGACCGACGTTCCCGAAGGCCGTCCAGCACCGTGGATGTGTGTGCAAAATGCCCTGCAACTGGGGGTGTACCCCTTTGCAGCCTGTGTCAAAGTCGATGACACAATCCCCGGCATCGAAGAAGGTCTCAATGCTGGCATGTGGACTATTGGACTTGCAAAAACGGGAAATGAAATCGGTCTAAACGAAGAAGAAATCAACCAACTTGATCCCGAAGTACTGCAAACACAACTCGAGACCGTATATCAGCGCATGCATCAGTCCGGCGCACACTATGTCGTCGATGGCATCTGGGATGTGCCTGCTGTATTGGACGACATCCAGAGCAGGCTCACACGCGGCGAGTGCCCCTGATAGGCAATACTTAAAAAAAGGCCGTGAGTCAGGTTACGACCTTTATGTGCTCTGTTACCCCGTTACGGATGAGCGCAATGTGAGGATCTCTTCTCCCTGCGTATTCACGTCGAACCCGTACCGCTCTTTCTCAACACCAATCTCGAATCCATTCTCGTTCTGTATCACCTGCGCATTTGCCTGGTGCTCTACAAAAGCAAAAACCAGAATATCTCCGAGGGTTGATAGCTGCACCCGCGTGTTCGCATCCCGCGCTCCCGGGACAAAACTCACCAAACTTCCCGCCGCCAGCCCAGAAGGTGCGAAAGGCACCTCCTCCCTCTCGAAATAGGCATCCTCTCCGTACAGGAGCAACGCATTGATCGATCGCCCACCCGCACCGAAACGCGCTTGTTTTGCCCGGACCCGTCTCAAATCTACCGGGTTTAACTTCCAGCCCAACGCACTACTTCCGGTTTCCGGCCCCAGGTCCGTCTCAAAATCCAACAGCAACCGCCTGCGCCCCGGACATGTCAGATCTACCCTGTCAAGGTCGCATTTCACCCCTGTCCCAGGCATCTGCACTGCGCCCCCAAACGCCAGCACCGTATTCGACTTGATGTAAAACGTCCTCGGTTCTGCACGCGACTGCAGATTCTGAGAATCCACTCCCAGTTCACCAAAAATCGCACGGTCGTCGCACCTGTTCCGGCATCCATCCACCTCGATCTCAATAAACGGATTGCCTCCCGATCGATTGAACTCACCCCATCGGATAACCGCATCATGCCACCTATCGGGTTCGATTTTCACCGATGAGACGACCTCTACCGACGTATTCCGCTGGCTCTGCACAACAAATGTCAGCGCGCCCCCGTCCATTATTGCCAGCGAATAATTATTGACCCGGCTCCCCATGACTTTTCCCACGCCGATTCCCGTATTAAACAAAACCTTTGGCTCTTCTTTCCCTCCCTCGCCGTTCAACCGGAAACGCATCCGCAATTCACCTGCCCTGGGATTAAAATAAGGCGCTCTCTCGTACTGCAAGTAATCGCGGCCGTTCAATCGCACGAACCCCTCCCCCCCATTCCGCATAATTCTTACACCGCGTCTCCGGCGTCTCAATGCCGTTACAAGGATTGGAAAAGTCCCTTTCAACAGCCAGTATTCATGATCCGTTCGAATAGACCGCACGCGCAACCGTTCGAACCGCGCTGCTGTATCCAGCCGCCGCAGAAACGCCACGATCTCGTTTTGCCCACCCGTAAAAGGAAGGCTGCCGCAGGCCACCGGCTGGGCCTCCTCCGCGGAAATCGTCTTTAAAATCGGATATCCGCCCCATTGCACATGTAAGTTCATAAACCCATGTGCGCTCCCGCCTTTGTATCCCGACACACAACAGACCACAGCCTCCCTGTCCCATTCACTGCGCAGCAATCCGGTCTCCCCGTAGTGCATTCGGGTAAATTTTCTTGAAAGCGGCAATACAATCTTGCGACTCGACCCCTGGGACTCAGGATCATAATAACAATAAGCGTACGGAGCGTATGCGATCATGCACTCCGCCGTCGTACCCTTCACGCCCATCCCAAACCGGTAGAGTCGTCCCAGCCTCGGATCGCCAAGTGCTACGTCCCGCATCTCGGCGTCCCCAGCCTCCTGCGCCAGCCGCAGCAGGGTCACCGAACACGCATCTATCTGGCTGCCCGAAATCACATTTGAATTTTCCGGGTAGTACAGCCTGTCTTCGATCACCGGCGGCGGTGCCAGATGATATCGAAACCACGTCAAAGGCCGCTCCAGCCGCTTAGGAAAAGCCTCATACAGATCTTCCCCCGTCACATTGCGCAGCGCATCGGCGAAGTGAAGCATCCACAAATTTTCCCACGGCCAGAACGCAGGTCCGTCGCCCGGTGCACCATCTCGCCCGCAACCATAGGGCATCACTCCGCTGCGAAACCGATCGATCACGGCCGATACCCAGGCTTCCGCATCGGGATGTTTTCCCAACAAATACAAAGCCGCCACGCCAAAATGCCCATTGTCAACCACGGCGTGGTGTCGTCCATCCGATGAGTATCGGTTCCGCTCCACATCCGGCCACCAGCGTTTCATCATCCGAACCAAACACTCGGTCGCCTGTTTTTTTTCCATGTCGGGCAACGCCTTGTCGAGCAGATCCAGCGCCAGCGCAAACGCCTGCATATACCGGTTGGCTGTATAAAAATGCTCTTCTACCCGGTCACTATGTTCCCATTCCCCTGCCGCACGCAACCAATCTCTCGCCCGTTTCAACCAGCGCGGATCTCCCGTCAGCCGCCAGGCGAACGCGTAATGCTCTATCAGCGCGGTTGCGTGCATCCCCGTATAGAACGTCAGGTATAGCTGGTGGTACGGATGCGGACTGTGCGGGCGTTCGGGAATTCGTTTCCACGGTCGCTGAAAATAAAAAATCTCGCAATCTGCGAGAATATTCTTAAGGATTCGTTTTCGCGCCTCATCCTTCGGCGGCTCGAATCTGTAATCTGGATCATCGACGGGATGATATAGCCTGGGATGTTCCTCACGTAGAATTTGAACCATAATTATTTCAAAGCCTCATCAATTAAAAACAGATCGGTCAGCAGCGCGCGCAAATGGATAGAGGCATTTAAGTTGTCGATCAACTGGGAACTGATGGCGGGCTTGCCCAGCACGAGTTTAATGCCCGCCTGTGCTCTTTTCGCATCGGCATTCATCTCATCCAAAAAATCTCGATAATCCGCAAGTCCTCTTTCCCTTGCGATAAACGCTGCGGATTCTCCCAGATTGTCGAGCGCGTTATTCATCTCTTTTAGCGCGTGTCGAATCTGAGAATCTGGCCCGTCATCTCCTTCTATACCTTGTGCGGCATAAGCCAACATCAATTCATAGCCCGACTCTATCGCTTCAATATGTTGCGCCCACTCTGAGAAAACATCTGCCATTCGTCATATGCCTTTTCTTTTTGCATCCCACTTTTTTGGATCGTGATGTGCGCGATATTCCTCGTCTGTAATCCATCCTTTAATCATCGATCGCGTATAAAAAAGTTTCTCGGGCCGTATCGCGAAATAAACATGCATCATAATCAGCGGAATAAAACACAGACCCGAAAAATCGTGCAAAACATAAATAATACCCCAGCTTTCACCCGAAAAAACATAAGGATCCCGCGTCCAGAAAGGCGAATCAATTTTAAGCAACATCAAAATACCCGTCACACAGGCAATCAGACTCATAATCGCCACAATATGGTGATAAACCTTTTGCATCAGCCAGTATTTGCCGGGCGATACTTTCAAAGCCTTGATCGAACCCGCCAGCGAGGAAAGAACATCTGCAAATTCTCCTCGTGCGATCCACATAGACCGCCAGTCTTGCCGGGTCAGGGCGTAAATAATATGAAACAAAACAGAAGCAGTAAAAATCACCCCGGAAACCCAGTGCAGCGTCACCCACGCAAACTTGATCCCCAAAATCGGCAAGAAACCAGTCAATAACAGGGCAATCATACACGCTGCCATCAACCAGTGATTGATTCGGGTAGCGAGAGTATGTCTCAGCAGAGCATTCATTGACCGTTTTTTTTCACCCAAAAGTGCATATAACCCGCATGCAAAACAATAAACACAACGCCTGCACCTGCAAAATACCCGATCAGGTCCCACGAAAGACCTTCTAAAACCCGCTGTCCCCAGGCATCACTGGTATATCGAAAAATATCCATCAGCTCTCCCGTATTACCCGCTTGACGAGACTCTCCATAAGGGGAATCTTAAACCCATTGTAATTCAGCGGCGTGGCGCCCCGGGTTGCCGCACTCGCAGCGAGATCGGCAGATGCGCCATTTGGAGGACTGCCCTTGACCACCTCTTCCACAACTGTCAGGCGCCTCGGTACACACGCAACACCGCCGCATGCCATGCGGATATCGGCTATCGCGTCGTTCTCTACCTTC contains:
- a CDS encoding phosphonoacetaldehyde reductase; its protein translation is MKQITHMAPGAIETVQSLLDDRAVRSVFVVADRTAYDRSGAKIYIESALQGRVQAIFDDFAPNPKYADVVRGVKFWHAHPCDMMIAIGGGSAIDMAKLIGICGTHRGQYRELLTGNIPILDKVAPLIAIPSTAGTGSEATHFAVVYVGEQKYSVAHANVLPDYAIIDPNLTDNLPPSITAHTGLDALSQAVESLWSVNATAQSRIFASEALTLVLGNIEAAVHRPTPDVRANMCRAAHLSGKAINISKTTAPHAISYTLTSQFGVPHGLAVALTLGAVLIYNNGVTRGDCWHPKGVAQVQKDIREINRLIGVASSEEARKRIDDLISAIGCPTRLQQVGVDTDADLEILVQNVNTERLKNNPRALSQFELRQILREIH
- a CDS encoding phosphonoacetaldehyde hydrolase, with protein sequence MDFNFRRTYRGALKAILLDWAGTTMDYGCYAPAVVFRQVYERMRVPISIAEARAPMGAHKKVHIRKISQIESVHQRWKDTYNRPPQESDIDEMFEAFVPLQLSCLAEYADLIPGTLEAVAEFRKRGLQIGSTTGYTGEMMALLQEEAKKRGYEPDATVCATDVPEGRPAPWMCVQNALQLGVYPFAACVKVDDTIPGIEEGLNAGMWTIGLAKTGNEIGLNEEEINQLDPEVLQTQLETVYQRMHQSGAHYVVDGIWDVPAVLDDIQSRLTRGECP
- a CDS encoding cytochrome b/b6 domain-containing protein translates to MNALLRHTLATRINHWLMAACMIALLLTGFLPILGIKFAWVTLHWVSGVIFTASVLFHIIYALTRQDWRSMWIARGEFADVLSSLAGSIKALKVSPGKYWLMQKVYHHIVAIMSLIACVTGILMLLKIDSPFWTRDPYVFSGESWGIIYVLHDFSGLCFIPLIMMHVYFAIRPEKLFYTRSMIKGWITDEEYRAHHDPKKWDAKRKGI